The nucleotide sequence CTCCAACCAGGCTGCGGCCACCCTGCTTTCCGTGACCTCCTCTTCTGCTTTAACGACGTTCTGATGTTCCACATAAGCTCGGGATCCTACAGGGTGTTGAACGTAGATTATGCCTACCAGGCTCTGACGCTGCACGAACCCCACTTGTCGACCTGCAAGTCAGTGTCGCTGGGCGGCCGCGGCAACGGCTTCGTAGTGGAGCCTTGGCGGAGGCCTTACTTCACTCCGGCGGGGGACAACGTGTTCATGCTCATCCGTTGCTCGGCCGAGTCGCCCCTGTTCCAGGGGTTCCCGACGAAGAACTTGCCGTGCAGAAACGTCTCCGGCATGGGGTGCGAGGAGTACTACGGGTGCCCGGGGTGGAATGTGGTGGCCCCGAAGAGGGTAGCGTCGACGGCCGGGCCGCCGGAGTGCTGCGCGGTGGCGTTTGAGGCAATAAAGAGTGTGAATTTGACGAGGCTGGAGTGCGAAGGGTACAGCAGCGCCTACAGCTTGTCGCCAGTGCGGCTTGAGGGGGCGGAGCAGTGGTCGTACGGCATCAGGGTAAAGTACTCGTTGCAGGGGAACGAGGCGTTCTGCAGGGCCTGCGAGGCCACCGGAGGATCGTGCGGCTATGACACCGGCGGCGCTGTCAATGAGGTGTGCATTTGTGGGAGCTGGAATTCTACTTCTAATTGTGATTCTTCTTCATCAGGTGAGTCAGTAATTAGCACATATTATTACTTCAATGATCAAAAGGTATATAAATGTATTACAACTGTAGTGGTAGCTCAATTGAATTCCGTCCAGGATGATCGTTAATTGTCTACAGCATGGTAGTGGGTcactcatttaattatttttatatatttttaataaatattatacttatttttaaaatttattaacttttgataaataattaagatttattttaataaatgtttaaataaatttcatcttCTTGTAAAAATTCACTGTGCATATATAAAGGCCAGATCTGAGGATGACAAACCCAGATCTGGGTATTGTCCCCGGATCCGGGGTCGTCAATCGTTTCTTCCTCGACTCATCTTCCGTTTTCTTCTTCGTTTCCTTTTcacttttttcttatttcattcactatgcatatatgtatttttatacaTGGAGAGAGGGAGGGGCCTGAACTTGTCTGGAGACGGCGAACCCAGATCTGGAAATGAAGAACCCAAATCTGGTTTGTTGTCGGTTAGCGGAAGCCTTCGATGACGAAGGCCTCCAACACCAACGACGGCTGACGAAGACGAAGCCGGAGAGTgtttgcgagagagagagagagagagagaaagagaacccAGCCGCTGAAAACGGTGGGTTTTACTGTGAAAACTGATCTCTTTTGCGGACGAAAGTGCAATTGTGCAAGAAGTATGGGGTGAGAGCAAAATTAAGATATTGTTTAAACTCGGCCACGTGGACCAATCTCTACTTTGGGGTGTATCATGGGCCATGTACCCGATTTATGTAACTTCCACTAAGCATTGGACACACAGTTGGACCCAGGAATTCGGCCCATTATCAGTATTCCACTAGGATGCAAGCTGCTGTTTGGGCTAGATAGAAGCAGTTTCATTATTGTCACTTTATGGACCATCCTACTTGATGTACACATCAAGGACTACATTTTAAGTTGGTTAAAATATCTTTCGTGTCTTACTACTCACCTTATTATTTTAGATAAggtatttatatcattttatcTATATTGTGTAATCTAAGaagtacaaataatatttttctaacttCATTATGCCATTGGGTGGAGTTAATTACACGTTGGTACACAACTCTTAATGCTAATTAGATTAGGTAGAGTCAATTACATAATGAATTGTAAATTttcattatctctaatttttGGGACTATACATTTAATTAGCATATATATTGATGATTGATTTTCTGTCTCATATTGGGTTTTGTGTTCAATAACGACTTCATTTGTTATAATGTGCAGTACACTCAACATCAAATACACGAAGGCCCAATTTGATGGGAATAATCGAAGGTATTTAATTTGCAACACACCTGTTCTTTCTGCTACTATTAGTAATCACATTGCTATTTTGGTAAGTGCTTTTCTTTGtgatacaaataatattacGCAAAAGCCAATCAAATGCACGGCGGAAGGCACGGAAAAGTCTCATTCCATCCATGGATGGGTTTAATTATGATattaataaagatataaaagtGGATTGGGCTATCCAAATTGGCTTTTATATAAGTAAGTGTTCTTAATTGTGAGATATAATCATCCATCCATGGCAAACAGCGGTTTATATTTTAGTTAGCGAAGGATGTTGACTCATGACTTTGTTGCTTTTGATTGAGCCAGGCATGGCAACTAATGCCTTTGCAAACGAACTTTGTAGGGTTTCTTGTTTGTATGACTGTTTGGAGGCTGGGAAACCTTGGATGATGGAAAATATTCAAAGCTTCAGTTTAGGCCAGACAATGGAAGGAAAAGGCTTCAGAAGAATGAATCAAAGATGGAGAAATATCATTCAGTCTACTGAATCATAGATGAAGTTtgatcacacacacacactgtgTTTGTGTTTGCAGCTAGCCATAGTCAATCGCTTCCAATTTTGATATGTACTTTTCTACTATGATTCTCCTTGTGATCTGGtttcgtttttgttttttgtttcaagtAAAACCCTTAAAATACCAACACATCCTATCCGATGGCAGTTTAAACTTAAAGATGCATTAGGACTGCAATCCAGTTAATCAAGCAAAAGATGGATAAGAACAACCATAACCAAAATAATATACAACAAAATGATAAACAAGACAAGCTAAAAATATCCGACTTCCCAACAATCTAACTAGAAGCATGATGGAGATGAACCGGGATTTTCTACTCCCAACAACAATGCCATTGACTAGGCGTGAAATAATCATGAGAACATGAACCTAACTGCATGGACTGCAGCTATTATAGATAGCTTTAGAGTCCTAAATTTGGGATGAAAAAAATCTTTGAAGGTGCATATGTTAGTGATATGCCTAATTATAGATTTAGATGATGTCATATGGGCATATAATGTATTCTTGtcatcattaataaaataattatttcttctttcatgcTTTCCATtcttatgaatgagtccctagatacTGTGAAGCATGGAAATGGAAAAAATGACCCGAAACGTTTTTCAGGccatttgtataatttttaaaaagtttcgGACCATTTCAGAATTTAGGAAATGTAGCCGAAAACACGTTTCCAACCAGAAACGTGTTTGGAAACGCGTTTCCGATGCCTAACTAGGTTGCACACATCCCTAGCTTCCTCATTCCTTTTTAGGGCGCCCATCTagtcatatatatttatgtatatatatgcaaagtTAAGT is from Diospyros lotus cultivar Yz01 chromosome 2, ASM1463336v1, whole genome shotgun sequence and encodes:
- the LOC127795358 gene encoding uncharacterized protein LOC127795358, producing the protein MAPLLTTLLTLLLIQYTFLPQAHGYGGHAKTCRSYCGNITIDYPFGLQPGCGHPAFRDLLFCFNDVLMFHISSGSYRVLNVDYAYQALTLHEPHLSTCKSVSLGGRGNGFVVEPWRRPYFTPAGDNVFMLIRCSAESPLFQGFPTKNLPCRNVSGMGCEEYYGCPGWNVVAPKRVASTAGPPECCAVAFEAIKSVNLTRLECEGYSSAYSLSPVRLEGAEQWSYGIRVKYSLQGNEAFCRACEATGGSCGYDTGGAVNEVCICGSWNSTSNCDSSSSVHSTSNTRRPNLMGIIEGFLVCMTVWRLGNLG